The following are encoded together in the Deltaproteobacteria bacterium genome:
- a CDS encoding class I SAM-dependent methyltransferase gives MATAQRADKVWKSDALVRIFLQGVRGGIPFAAEQIDIMLRVIAAGGVPLRRFADLGCGGGTLTRALLARHRGARPTLVDFSEPMLAEARSALAHCDPAPSFVLADLAASEWRHALATDAPFDAVVSGYAIHHLPDERKRTLYGEIFDLLAPGGMFVNVEHVASSTPWVGQVSDELMIDSLHAFHQRQGSDKTRAQVAAEFVHRPDKAANILVAVERQCEWLRAAGFADVDCYFKAFELAVFGGRRPA, from the coding sequence ATGGCAACGGCGCAACGTGCGGACAAGGTCTGGAAGAGTGACGCGCTGGTGCGGATCTTCCTCCAAGGGGTGCGCGGCGGCATTCCCTTTGCCGCCGAGCAGATCGATATCATGCTGCGCGTCATCGCCGCGGGCGGCGTGCCGCTACGCCGCTTCGCCGATCTCGGCTGTGGCGGCGGCACGCTCACCCGCGCCCTGCTGGCGCGCCATCGCGGCGCGCGGCCGACGTTGGTCGACTTCTCCGAGCCGATGCTCGCCGAGGCCCGCAGCGCCTTGGCTCACTGCGACCCCGCACCCAGTTTTGTTCTGGCCGACTTGGCCGCGAGCGAGTGGCGGCACGCGCTGGCAACCGACGCGCCCTTCGACGCGGTTGTCTCGGGCTACGCCATCCACCACCTGCCGGATGAGCGCAAGCGCACGCTCTACGGCGAGATCTTCGACCTGCTGGCGCCGGGCGGGATGTTCGTCAACGTCGAGCACGTCGCCTCCAGCACGCCGTGGGTCGGGCAGGTCTCCGACGAGCTGATGATCGACTCGCTACACGCCTTCCATCAGCGCCAGGGCAGCGACAAGACCCGGGCTCAGGTGGCCGCTGAATTCGTCCATCGCCCCGACAAAGCCGCCAACATCCTGGTGGCAGTGGAACGACAGTGCGAGTGGCTACGTGCCGCCGGCTTCGCCGACGTCGACTGCTACTTCAAGGCGTTCGAGCTGGCAGTGTTCGGCGGCCGCCGCCCCGCCTGA
- a CDS encoding HAMP domain-containing protein yields MTPPARPEPVSGRARRRWGFATRLALANSLLIVVACLTLGWIIVRRDLEEISRSLVERGRTISLYLARDAELSILTGDTQALEQLAHSAHVQHDVVYCRFFDRGGRLLSSDGDTGDIAAAATSNEGLGAVGPLARTPQVWEFQAPVLTADSRRQREELEFGEEPPALQRPQLAAQQRIGTVVIGISLVPLHALRQRVFVTAAFFAALVTVLAVIGAVVMARAITHPLQTLAKAADAIARGEWNSSVAIHTRDEVGALAASFNTMVHSVASSRAALEDYSRTLEEKVQARTERLEVLNRELQEANRLKSEFVATVSHELRTPLNVIMGYCEMLMSGAGGRISDEQRTMLTTIERYSQQQLELVTNVLDFSRLASGKVSLHVERFALAPLLADIATPYQARLAQAGIQFSTSVAAGVPELRTDRIKLQEVIRNLVDNAVKHTAAGRIAVDARVSAASAMLLIEVRDTGPGIPAEALPGIFEPFHQAVRNSGSAAGGVGLGLSIVKHLVNVLGGTVAVESRLGEGSAFSVEIPARLDGPSDRDSPVPAPSPPAASDLAAL; encoded by the coding sequence ATGACACCGCCGGCCCGGCCCGAACCGGTATCGGGACGCGCCCGCCGCCGCTGGGGCTTCGCGACCAGGTTGGCACTGGCGAACTCGCTGCTCATAGTCGTGGCCTGCTTGACCCTGGGCTGGATCATCGTGCGGCGCGACCTCGAGGAAATCAGCCGCAGCCTAGTCGAGCGCGGCCGCACCATCAGCTTGTACTTGGCCCGCGATGCCGAGCTCAGCATCCTCACCGGCGACACACAGGCGCTCGAACAACTCGCCCACAGTGCGCACGTCCAACACGATGTCGTGTACTGCCGGTTCTTCGATCGCGGCGGCCGCCTGTTGAGCTCGGACGGCGACACCGGCGACATCGCCGCCGCGGCCACTAGCAACGAAGGGCTGGGGGCGGTGGGACCGCTGGCGCGCACGCCGCAGGTGTGGGAATTCCAAGCCCCGGTTCTGACGGCCGATAGCCGCCGCCAACGCGAGGAGCTCGAGTTCGGGGAGGAGCCGCCTGCACTACAGCGGCCGCAGCTGGCGGCCCAGCAACGCATCGGCACCGTCGTGATCGGGATCTCATTGGTACCGTTGCACGCGCTGCGGCAGCGAGTTTTCGTTACCGCCGCCTTCTTCGCCGCCCTGGTGACGGTGCTCGCCGTCATCGGGGCGGTAGTGATGGCGCGGGCGATCACCCACCCGCTGCAAACCCTAGCCAAAGCCGCCGACGCCATCGCCCGCGGCGAGTGGAACAGCAGCGTCGCTATCCATACCCGCGACGAGGTCGGCGCGCTGGCGGCTTCGTTCAACACCATGGTGCACAGTGTGGCCAGCAGCCGCGCCGCGCTGGAGGACTACAGCCGCACCTTGGAGGAAAAGGTGCAAGCCCGCACCGAACGTCTGGAGGTGCTCAACCGCGAGCTGCAAGAAGCTAACCGGCTGAAATCCGAGTTCGTGGCCACTGTCTCACACGAGCTGCGCACGCCGTTGAACGTGATCATGGGCTACTGCGAGATGCTGATGTCGGGGGCCGGCGGCCGCATCAGCGACGAGCAGCGCACCATGCTGACTACGATCGAACGTTACTCGCAGCAGCAACTCGAGCTGGTGACCAACGTTTTGGACTTCTCGCGCCTGGCTTCGGGCAAAGTGTCGCTGCACGTCGAGCGCTTCGCCCTAGCACCGCTGCTGGCCGACATCGCCACCCCTTACCAGGCGCGCCTGGCGCAAGCCGGCATCCAGTTCAGCACCAGCGTGGCCGCCGGCGTGCCCGAGCTGCGCACCGACCGTATCAAGCTGCAAGAGGTCATCCGCAACCTGGTGGATAACGCCGTCAAACACACCGCCGCCGGCCGCATTGCCGTTGACGCCCGCGTCAGTGCCGCGAGCGCAATGCTGCTGATCGAGGTTCGCGATACCGGCCCGGGTATTCCCGCCGAGGCTTTGCCCGGCATCTTCGAGCCCTTCCACCAAGCGGTGCGCAACAGCGGCAGCGCCGCCGGCGGCGTCGGCCTGGGGCTGAGCATCGTCAAACATCTGGTGAACGTACTCGGCGGCACGGTCGCGGTCGAAAGCCGCCTCGGCGAGGGCTCCGCCTTCAGCGTCGAAATACCCGCCCGCCTCGATGGCCCGAGCGACCGCGACAGTCCTGTACCCGCACCCTCTCCGCCGGCCGCCAGCGACCTCGCTGCGCTCTAG